TCATCACCGTCAGTTGCACGGGAATTATGATACCTTCCTTGGATGCCTATCTTATAAATGAATTGGATTTAAGACAGGACATTGTGCGTTTGCCCGTCACAGAAATGGGCTGTGCGGCAGGAGTTTCTGGAATTATCTATGCTAACAATTTTCTTAAGGCGAATCCGGATAAGCGGATCGCTGTGGTCTCCGTTGAAAGTCCAACAGCAACCTTTCAGCTCAACGATTATTCTATGGCCAATATGGTGAGTGCCGCCATCTTCGGTGATGGTGCGGCATGTGTTCTGTTATCTTCAGAAGCGGAGGCAGAAGGCCCTAAGATTATCGGAGAAGATATGTACCATTTTAAGGAGGCAACACACCTTATGGGTTTTGATTTGACCAACCATGGACTAAAAATGATTTTAGACCCCAAAGTACCCGAAACGATTGCAGACCATTTTCCTGATATCGTGCATCCGTTCTTAAAAAAATATGGGAGTGCCATCGAAAACGTGAATCATTTAATTTTTCACCCCGGGGGAAAAAAGATAGTACAGACTGTTGAAGCACTTTTTGGAAGCTTGGGCAAGAATATAGATGATACACGTGCAGTATTACAACTGTACGGAAATATGAGTAGTGCTACCGTTTTATATGTTTTAGAGCGATTTCTGGCTAAAGATATAAAGGAAGGAGAACAGGGGTTAATCCTAAGTTTTGGCCCAGGATTTTCGGCGCAACGGGTATTATTGGAATGGTAATCATATAAAAAAGATGGGAAAAGATTGGGCTTTGATATTAGGGGGAAGTAACGGCTTGGGTCTTGCAACGGCGACCAAATTGGCAAGGCATGGATTTCATATATGCATTGTTCATAGAGATAGACGTTCCGAGATGGATACTATCGAAGCTAATTTTGAAGCTATGAGCGCTATGGGAGTTCAAGTAAAAACCTTTAATGCAGATGCCTTGAGTGCGGATAAGCGTATGGAATTGATAGAAGAAATGAAAGCCTTTCTTCCTGAAGGCCATCGCATCAAGGTTTTAGTGCACAGTATTGCCAAAGGCAGCTTAAAACCCATGCACGCCAGCGAAGGAATGCCATTGTCCAATCAAGATATAAAAATCACTTTTGAAGCCATGGCGCTAAGTCTCTATGAATGGACCCGACTTTTAGTGGACCAAGGGCTTTTTGGCGATGATACTCGGATTATTTCCTTCACGAGTGAAGGGAATACAAGGGCGCTGCCTAATTACGGAGCGGTTTCCGTGGCCAAGGTGGCCTTAGAGGCACTTACACGTAATATGGCATTGGAATTCGCCCCCTTGGGAATTAAGGCCAATTGCATACAGGCCGGTGTTACCCTTACCAAGTCTTTTCAGATGATACCCGGTCAGGAACAAATTAAGGAGCATGCCTTAAAACGTAATCCCAACGGCCGACTCACTACTCCTGAAGATGTGGCTAATGCAGCATATTTGTTGACCAAAGATGAGGCCAAATGGATCACCGGCACCGTAATTAAAGTAGATGGCGGAGAAAGTTTACGATAATGTAGTTCAATAACGATGAGTTTTCAGCATATACTAGCCAGTTTACCTTATGAGCCTCCCTTTCTATTTGTGGACGGACTGTCCCGTTTGGATGATGATGGGGCAGAGGGCTATTTCACCTTTCAGCCGAAAATGGATTTCTATAAGGGACATTTTAAAAATAATCCGGTAACTCCTGGCGTATTGTTAACGGAATGCTGTGCACAAATAGGTCTGGTCTGTTTAGGGTTACATTTGTTAGGTAAAGAGAACGTGGCGCTAGATAAGGTAGGGATAGGTTTTAGCAGTTCAGAAATGGAGTTTTTAAAACCCGTGTTCCCGGGAGAAAAAGTAAGGGTGACCTCCAAAAAAAAATATTTTCGTTTTCAAAAACTAAAATGCGAAGTAAAGATGTACGATGCGAATGGTGATTTGGTCTGCAAGGGAATTTTAGCGGGTATGCTAACAAATAATAAGGATGAGTAAACGGGTCGTTATTACAGGTTTAGGCGTATGCGCACCGAACGGTGTAGGGCTAAAAGACTTTAAGGAGGCCTTGCATGTCGGTAAAAGTGGAATTCGCCATCAGTCCAAACTTCAAGAACTAAATTTTAGTTGTCAAATAGCTGGAGAACCATTGGTTAAGGACAATCTTTTAAATCAATACTTTAATCCTCTGCAACTTAGGGGATTGAACGCATCGGGTTTGGTATTTGGTGTTATTGCCGGTATGGATGCGTGGAAAGACGCGGGTTTAAAAGTGAACACGGCCAACGAACCGTACTGGGATTATGGCGTGCTTTTTGGAACCGGCATTCTCGGAGTAGATAAATTGCGGGAATCCATTTATAGGGTAGACGAAAAGAATGTAAGGCGCGTAGGGAGTACTACCGTAGTGCAGACCATGGCAAGTGGTATTAGCGCATATCTTGGTGGCATGTTAGGCTGCGGTAATCAGGTAACTACGAATTCCTCTGCCTGTACTACAGGAACAGAAGGTATTTTAATGGCCTATGAGCGTATTTCCCAAGGGAAGGCAGAAGTAATCCTCACCGGTAGCTGTAGTGATAGTGGACCCTATGTTTGGGGCGGATTTGACGCTATGCGCATACTTCCTAGAAATTATAACGACAACCCGGCACAGGCTAGTAGACCAATGAGTGCCTCGGCTAAAGGTTTTGTGCCCGGGAGTGGAGCAGGGGCATTGGTACTTGAATCCCTTGAGAGTGCCAAAAAGCGAGGAGCCAAAATTTATGCTGAAGTTCTGGGCGGGGAAATAAATAGCGGCGGACAGCGGGGAGAAGGTTCCATGACCGCAC
This genomic window from Maribacter sp. MJ134 contains:
- a CDS encoding type III polyketide synthase — its product is MNTTKIVAVAKELPEHCRETKDIIPYVDFWLQGQEERFRRKVVKIFEGAAVDKRYGIMPIEEVFLASSFEEKNAIYARESKKLGSKVLEKALKEAHWTPDSLDYIITVSCTGIMIPSLDAYLINELDLRQDIVRLPVTEMGCAAGVSGIIYANNFLKANPDKRIAVVSVESPTATFQLNDYSMANMVSAAIFGDGAACVLLSSEAEAEGPKIIGEDMYHFKEATHLMGFDLTNHGLKMILDPKVPETIADHFPDIVHPFLKKYGSAIENVNHLIFHPGGKKIVQTVEALFGSLGKNIDDTRAVLQLYGNMSSATVLYVLERFLAKDIKEGEQGLILSFGPGFSAQRVLLEW
- a CDS encoding 3-hydroxyacyl-ACP dehydratase FabZ family protein translates to MSFQHILASLPYEPPFLFVDGLSRLDDDGAEGYFTFQPKMDFYKGHFKNNPVTPGVLLTECCAQIGLVCLGLHLLGKENVALDKVGIGFSSSEMEFLKPVFPGEKVRVTSKKKYFRFQKLKCEVKMYDANGDLVCKGILAGMLTNNKDE
- a CDS encoding beta-ketoacyl-[acyl-carrier-protein] synthase family protein, with the protein product MSKRVVITGLGVCAPNGVGLKDFKEALHVGKSGIRHQSKLQELNFSCQIAGEPLVKDNLLNQYFNPLQLRGLNASGLVFGVIAGMDAWKDAGLKVNTANEPYWDYGVLFGTGILGVDKLRESIYRVDEKNVRRVGSTTVVQTMASGISAYLGGMLGCGNQVTTNSSACTTGTEGILMAYERISQGKAEVILTGSCSDSGPYVWGGFDAMRILPRNYNDNPAQASRPMSASAKGFVPGSGAGALVLESLESAKKRGAKIYAEVLGGEINSGGQRGEGSMTAPNSTAVQRCIRNAVTNAGISAEAIDVINGHLTATTKDALEIANWSAALEREDTDFPYINSFKGMIGHCLAAAGSIECVGAILQFEEACVFGNINCEDLNPHITSVISANKIPRKTIPYRPKMIAKASFGFGDVNACVIFKAFNDEP
- a CDS encoding SDR family oxidoreductase — translated: MGKDWALILGGSNGLGLATATKLARHGFHICIVHRDRRSEMDTIEANFEAMSAMGVQVKTFNADALSADKRMELIEEMKAFLPEGHRIKVLVHSIAKGSLKPMHASEGMPLSNQDIKITFEAMALSLYEWTRLLVDQGLFGDDTRIISFTSEGNTRALPNYGAVSVAKVALEALTRNMALEFAPLGIKANCIQAGVTLTKSFQMIPGQEQIKEHALKRNPNGRLTTPEDVANAAYLLTKDEAKWITGTVIKVDGGESLR